The Neomonachus schauinslandi chromosome 4, ASM220157v2, whole genome shotgun sequence genome includes a region encoding these proteins:
- the RIDA gene encoding 2-iminobutanoate/2-iminopropanoate deaminase isoform X2 produces MASLIRKVISTAKAPGAIGPYSQAVLVDRTVYISGQLGMDPASGQLVPGGVAEEAKQISRVVFLQELLTRLLLCPKEAMWRLRQSLSKDLSQQRLYKWVQSYLVWNFNSVFKLTS; encoded by the exons ATGGCGTCTCTGATCAGAAAGGTGATCAGCACTGCGAAAGCCCCAGGGGCCATTGGTCCCTACAG TCAAGCCGTGTTAGTCGACAGGACCGTTTACATTTCAGGACAGCTAGGCATGGACCCTGCAAGTGGTCAGCTTGTGCCAGGAGGGGTGGCAGAAGAAGCCAAGCAA aTTTCAAGGGTAGTTTTCCTGCAAGAGCTGCTTACCAGGTTGCTGCTTTGCCCAAA GGAGGCCATGTGGAGATTGAGGCAGTCGCTGTCCAAGGACCTCTCACAACAGCGTCTCTATAAGTGGGTCCAGAGTTATTTAGTCTGGAATTTTAACAGTGTCTTCaaattaacatcttaa
- the RIDA gene encoding 2-iminobutanoate/2-iminopropanoate deaminase isoform X1, translating into MASLIRKVISTAKAPGAIGPYSQAVLVDRTVYISGQLGMDPASGQLVPGGVAEEAKQALTNLGEILKAASCDFTNVVKTTVLLADMNDFNTVNEVYKQYFKGSFPARAAYQVAALPKGGHVEIEAVAVQGPLTTASL; encoded by the exons ATGGCGTCTCTGATCAGAAAGGTGATCAGCACTGCGAAAGCCCCAGGGGCCATTGGTCCCTACAG TCAAGCCGTGTTAGTCGACAGGACCGTTTACATTTCAGGACAGCTAGGCATGGACCCTGCAAGTGGTCAGCTTGTGCCAGGAGGGGTGGCAGAAGAAGCCAAGCAA GCTCTTACAAACTTGGGTGAAATTCTGAAAGCTGCAAGCTGTGACTTCACTAATG TGGTAAAAACAACTGTTTTGCTGGCTGACATGAATGACTTCAACACTGTCAATGAAGTCTACAAGCAGT aTTTCAAGGGTAGTTTTCCTGCAAGAGCTGCTTACCAGGTTGCTGCTTTGCCCAAA GGAGGCCATGTGGAGATTGAGGCAGTCGCTGTCCAAGGACCTCTCACAACAGCGTCTCTATAA